One Brachybacterium kimchii genomic window carries:
- a CDS encoding carbohydrate kinase family protein translates to MKATFLTVGESLTDIVLRPGEPPAEYPGGSPMNVAVALGRLGHVSHLLTRIGDDARGRAIREHVESSRVVLTAGSIDDRPTSTAQAQVGTDGAAQYTFDLVWDPDPSGLPSGLDAVHTSSIAAVLAPGSGVVADVLEAHRDSATLSYDPNIRPDLMGDPATVRPQIEALIGRCDIVKSSDEDIAWLYGTDDVEDVAASWRELGPSVVAMTRGGDGAVGFGPDGRIPVDPVRVDVADTVGAGDTYSAGILDALASRDLLGARRREALAAADTAVLQDVLAHAAALAAVTVSRPGANPPWADELEDRPDGGPLPR, encoded by the coding sequence GTGAAGGCCACTTTTCTCACCGTCGGAGAATCGCTCACGGACATCGTCCTGCGCCCGGGAGAGCCGCCCGCCGAGTACCCGGGCGGGTCGCCCATGAACGTCGCGGTCGCGCTGGGCCGGCTCGGGCACGTCTCGCACCTGCTCACCCGCATCGGCGACGACGCCCGCGGGCGGGCCATCCGCGAGCACGTCGAGTCCTCGCGCGTCGTGCTCACCGCGGGCAGCATCGACGATCGTCCCACCTCGACCGCCCAGGCGCAGGTCGGGACCGACGGCGCGGCCCAGTACACCTTCGACCTGGTCTGGGATCCCGACCCCTCCGGTCTCCCCTCCGGCCTCGATGCCGTCCACACCTCGTCGATCGCCGCAGTGCTCGCCCCGGGCAGCGGCGTGGTCGCGGACGTCCTCGAGGCGCATCGGGACTCCGCGACGCTCAGCTACGACCCGAACATCCGCCCCGACCTCATGGGCGATCCCGCGACGGTGCGTCCGCAGATCGAGGCGCTCATCGGCCGCTGCGACATCGTGAAGTCGAGCGATGAGGACATCGCCTGGCTCTACGGCACCGACGACGTCGAGGACGTCGCCGCCTCCTGGCGCGAGCTCGGCCCCAGCGTCGTCGCGATGACCCGCGGCGGGGACGGGGCGGTCGGCTTCGGGCCCGACGGCCGGATCCCGGTGGATCCCGTGCGCGTCGACGTCGCCGACACCGTGGGCGCGGGCGACACCTACTCCGCGGGGATCCTCGACGCCCTCGCGTCCCGCGACCTGCTGGGCGCCCGCCGGCGCGAGGCCCTCGCCGCGGCCGACACCGCAGTGCTGCAGGACGTCCTCGCGCACGCCGCCGCGCTGGCCGCCGTCACCGTCTCCCGGCCCGGTGCCAACCCGCCCTGGGCCGACGAGCTCGAGGACCGGCCCGACGGCGGTCCCCTCCCCCGCTGA
- a CDS encoding DUF4245 family protein — translation MPTPKDPSAEASERRPEPAPESAGSAERDGADAAPSSAPAPASSAPAPRKRSPYSMSKGDASMRNIAWALGLTLGCVAVVGVIFFGVGRSVDREIPETSRLDVGASAQRAQEQAPFPVAQPALGGSWTPRAADFTAGDRPTWELRFTSPSNTLVNIVESEEMSAADLSSQLPGADATGDVTIEGADCQTVSGEDDEHGITCQGDGWAVIVHGTADDADLKTAAQATVRSIEDGGTTGS, via the coding sequence ATGCCGACACCGAAGGATCCGAGCGCCGAGGCGTCCGAGCGCAGGCCCGAGCCCGCGCCCGAGAGCGCCGGGAGTGCCGAGAGGGACGGCGCCGACGCCGCTCCCTCGTCCGCTCCTGCGCCGGCCTCTTCCGCTCCCGCGCCGCGCAAGCGCTCGCCGTACTCGATGAGCAAGGGCGACGCCTCGATGCGCAACATCGCCTGGGCGCTCGGCCTCACGCTCGGCTGCGTGGCCGTGGTCGGCGTGATCTTCTTCGGCGTGGGGCGCAGCGTGGACCGTGAGATCCCCGAGACGTCCCGCCTGGATGTCGGCGCGAGCGCGCAGCGCGCCCAGGAGCAGGCGCCGTTCCCCGTGGCGCAGCCCGCGCTCGGCGGCAGCTGGACCCCGCGCGCCGCGGATTTCACGGCGGGCGATCGGCCGACGTGGGAGCTGCGCTTCACCTCGCCCTCGAACACGCTGGTCAACATCGTGGAGAGTGAGGAGATGTCCGCGGCGGACCTCTCCTCGCAGCTGCCCGGGGCGGACGCGACCGGGGACGTCACGATCGAGGGCGCGGACTGCCAGACGGTGAGCGGCGAGGACGACGAGCACGGCATCACGTGCCAGGGCGACGGCTGGGCCGTCATCGTGCACGGCACGGCCGACGACGCCGATCTCAAGACCGCGGCGCAGGCGACCGTGCGCAGCATCGAGGACGGCGGCACCACGGGGTCCTGA
- a CDS encoding exodeoxyribonuclease VII small subunit, with translation MSTTPEDPATDDPAEGSPVTAPADDDAADSAPDLPEDVAALSYEAARDQLVEVVRRLESGQGGLEESIALWERGEMLARRCQQWLDGARQKLDEAVQARR, from the coding sequence ATGAGCACCACGCCCGAGGACCCCGCGACGGACGATCCTGCGGAGGGGAGCCCCGTGACCGCTCCCGCCGACGACGACGCAGCCGACTCCGCCCCGGATCTGCCCGAGGACGTCGCCGCCCTCAGCTACGAGGCCGCCCGCGACCAGCTCGTCGAGGTGGTGCGCCGTCTGGAGTCCGGGCAGGGCGGGCTCGAGGAGTCGATCGCCCTGTGGGAGCGCGGCGAGATGCTCGCCCGCCGCTGCCAGCAGTGGCTCGACGGAGCGCGTCAGAAGCTCGACGAGGCGGTCCAGGCCCGGCGCTGA
- the xseA gene encoding exodeoxyribonuclease VII large subunit translates to MTETPPHRPLAPTAAETTPENPWPLRQLSVKVGEYVARMSPIWVEGQMVQLNRRPGSGLAFMTLRDPEVDMSFSVPIREHVLRAMTVELVPGARVVVHAKPTFWNKRGSLQLEASEIRPVGLGELLAQLEQLKRALASEGLFEDSRKQQLPFLPRTIGLICGRESAAEKDVVVNARRRWPAVDFAIREVAVQGQKAVREVSAALTELDALEDVDVIIISRGGGSLEDLLPFSDEKLVRLVAGARTPIVSAIGHEVDTPLVDLAADVRASTPTDAAKRVVPDIQAELEQLDLGRSRLRSAVRTRLEREQANLDAFRSRPVLENPASILTAPAEEIRSRIALARTLVGSRLDRARDETAHLGRQVRALSPLATLERGYAVVQTPDGTIVRAPESAPVDAALSVRVAGGRFGALRTEHDPYTPPDMDTIDGAATDAPAQVPAEHRTDPTDQPDAPEENR, encoded by the coding sequence ATGACCGAGACCCCGCCCCATCGGCCTCTCGCGCCGACGGCCGCCGAGACCACGCCGGAGAACCCGTGGCCTCTGCGCCAGCTCTCGGTGAAGGTCGGCGAGTACGTCGCACGGATGTCCCCGATCTGGGTCGAGGGGCAGATGGTGCAGCTGAACCGCCGTCCGGGCAGCGGCCTGGCGTTCATGACGCTGCGCGACCCCGAGGTGGACATGTCCTTCTCGGTGCCGATCCGCGAGCACGTGCTGCGGGCGATGACGGTCGAGCTCGTGCCGGGGGCGCGCGTGGTCGTGCACGCGAAGCCCACCTTCTGGAACAAGCGCGGGAGCCTCCAGCTCGAGGCGAGCGAGATCCGGCCCGTCGGCCTCGGCGAGCTCCTCGCGCAGCTCGAGCAGCTCAAGCGCGCCCTCGCCTCCGAGGGCCTGTTCGAGGACTCCCGCAAGCAGCAGCTCCCGTTCCTCCCGCGCACGATCGGCCTCATCTGCGGGCGCGAGTCCGCGGCGGAGAAGGACGTCGTGGTCAACGCCCGCCGCCGCTGGCCCGCGGTCGACTTCGCCATCCGCGAGGTCGCGGTGCAGGGGCAGAAGGCGGTGCGCGAGGTCTCCGCCGCGCTCACCGAGCTCGACGCCCTCGAGGACGTCGACGTCATCATCATCTCCCGCGGCGGCGGCTCCCTCGAGGACCTGCTCCCCTTCAGCGACGAGAAGCTGGTGCGCCTGGTCGCGGGCGCCCGCACCCCGATCGTCTCCGCGATCGGCCACGAGGTCGACACCCCTCTCGTGGACCTCGCGGCCGATGTGCGCGCCTCGACCCCCACGGACGCCGCCAAGCGCGTGGTGCCGGACATCCAGGCCGAGCTCGAGCAGCTCGACCTGGGCCGCTCGCGCCTGCGCTCGGCGGTGCGCACTCGCCTGGAGCGCGAGCAGGCGAACCTCGACGCCTTCCGGTCGCGACCCGTGCTCGAGAACCCGGCGAGCATCCTCACCGCACCCGCCGAGGAGATCCGCTCGCGCATCGCGCTCGCCCGCACGCTCGTCGGCTCCCGCCTGGACCGGGCGCGCGACGAGACCGCCCACCTGGGCCGTCAGGTCCGCGCGCTCAGTCCGCTCGCGACCCTCGAGCGCGGCTACGCCGTGGTGCAGACGCCCGACGGCACGATCGTGCGCGCCCCCGAGTCCGCTCCCGTCGACGCCGCACTCTCCGTGCGCGTGGCGGGCGGCCGTTTCGGCGCTCTGCGCACCGAGCACGATCCCTACACCCCGCCCGACATGGACACGATCGACGGCGCCGCAACAGATGCCCCTGCACAGGTCCCGGCCGAGCACCGCACCGATCCCACCGACCAGCCCGATGCCCCGGAGGAGAACCGATGA
- a CDS encoding APC family permease, translated as MSVLRRKSIETVLHQDDDEDHAHLKKALGVKDLIGFGIGIVIGTGIFTLTGLQAKENAGPAVMISFVIAGVVALLAALCYAELASAVPTAGSSYTYAYSTIGEIFAWIIAWDLILEFALGAAVVSRGWSGYVAGVFGLPSKWFAEEGSVVNLGAIFIAVLLGVVAIRGIRESKWVTNGLVLIKVLVCVFVIVVGVFYIKTDNLVPFIPPAQHSESTGSRLTSPLWQAVTGIEPSTFGVAGVFVAAAVVFFAYSGFEAVANLGEETKKPARDMPMGLLGTLAICTVLYVGVCLVVTGMVEYSKLSEGDAVADVFHQVGLPWVGILVGIAAVAGLSSVILVDIVAMGRIGFALARDGLLPPVFSRVHPRWGTPVLMTSLTVGAVALLAGFIPISVLAEMVSIGTLFAFVVVSIAVVVLRRTDPDMERPFRTPLVPVLPIVSVLACAGLMASLAVETWLRFLAWLVIGLIVYVVYSYRHSHLGTHGSGPVPTPTPFMGEPGGPGGDEASSPRGRAPDASAPDEDGRGGVR; from the coding sequence ATGAGCGTGCTGCGACGCAAGAGCATCGAGACGGTCCTGCATCAGGACGATGACGAGGACCACGCGCACCTGAAGAAGGCCCTCGGGGTCAAGGACCTCATCGGCTTCGGGATCGGCATCGTGATCGGGACGGGGATCTTCACCCTCACCGGCCTGCAGGCCAAGGAGAACGCGGGCCCCGCCGTGATGATCTCCTTCGTGATCGCGGGCGTCGTGGCCCTGCTCGCCGCCCTCTGCTACGCGGAGCTCGCCTCCGCCGTCCCCACCGCGGGCAGCTCGTACACCTACGCCTACTCGACGATCGGGGAGATCTTCGCCTGGATCATCGCGTGGGACCTGATCCTGGAGTTCGCGCTCGGCGCCGCGGTGGTCTCGCGAGGCTGGTCCGGCTACGTGGCGGGCGTGTTCGGACTGCCCTCGAAGTGGTTCGCCGAGGAGGGGTCCGTGGTGAACCTCGGCGCCATCTTCATCGCGGTGCTGCTGGGCGTCGTCGCGATCCGCGGCATCCGCGAGTCGAAGTGGGTGACCAACGGGCTCGTGCTCATCAAGGTGCTGGTGTGCGTGTTCGTCATCGTCGTGGGCGTCTTCTACATCAAGACCGACAACCTGGTGCCCTTCATCCCGCCGGCCCAGCACTCCGAGTCCACCGGGTCCCGGCTCACCTCGCCGCTCTGGCAGGCAGTCACGGGGATCGAGCCCTCGACCTTCGGGGTGGCGGGCGTGTTCGTCGCCGCGGCCGTCGTCTTCTTCGCCTACTCCGGGTTCGAGGCGGTCGCGAACCTCGGCGAGGAGACCAAGAAGCCGGCCCGCGACATGCCGATGGGCCTGCTCGGGACGCTCGCCATCTGCACCGTCCTCTACGTCGGCGTGTGCCTCGTGGTCACCGGCATGGTCGAGTACTCCAAGCTCTCCGAGGGCGACGCCGTGGCCGACGTCTTCCACCAGGTCGGCCTGCCCTGGGTGGGCATCCTGGTGGGCATCGCCGCGGTCGCCGGGCTCAGCTCGGTGATCCTCGTGGACATCGTGGCGATGGGCCGGATCGGCTTCGCCCTCGCACGCGACGGGCTGCTCCCGCCGGTGTTCTCGCGCGTCCACCCGCGCTGGGGGACGCCGGTGCTGATGACGTCCCTCACCGTGGGCGCGGTCGCCCTGCTCGCGGGGTTCATCCCGATCTCCGTGCTCGCCGAGATGGTCAGCATCGGCACCCTGTTCGCCTTCGTGGTCGTCTCGATCGCCGTCGTGGTGCTGCGCCGCACCGATCCGGACATGGAGCGCCCCTTCCGCACGCCGCTCGTGCCCGTCCTGCCGATCGTCAGCGTCCTCGCCTGCGCGGGGCTCATGGCGAGCCTCGCCGTGGAGACGTGGCTGCGGTTCCTGGCCTGGCTCGTGATCGGCCTCATCGTCTACGTGGTGTACAGCTACCGGCACTCGCACCTGGGCACGCACGGGAGCGGACCGGTCCCGACGCCCACGCCCTTCATGGGCGAGCCGGGCGGGCCCGGTGGGGACGAGGCATCGTCGCCCCGCGGCCGGGCGCCCGATGCTTCCGCGCCCGACGAGGACGGGCGGGGAGGCGTGCGATGA